A window of Synchiropus splendidus isolate RoL2022-P1 chromosome 9, RoL_Sspl_1.0, whole genome shotgun sequence contains these coding sequences:
- the znf318 gene encoding serine/arginine repetitive matrix protein 2: MYRDRPPLRGGYRPTFEGRGPPPDRPYNAQHYGDERNRARSAYYPVHAAYRRSPPPPRQGYPPPGSNWSGDASGESSPSSLTSVPVNHNMVAAVGHEPTGAPSALHPDRYGGHSGTRNWSRDGSPDHSRAKNRGRSRSRPGDGLDRARAKSRGRSRSQSQSPDRTKAKRRGRSRSRRRSPSKSRSRSSSRGQSRFRPSSGKRRRSRSSSRSSSSSSSRSNNNSRRRRRSSSSSSRSSYSSDHRHKDMNQQRSAWYQKEVEEIQNQPTKSILKKRINPGDSPSLAVTGSPPHSQPSNMNQFAEQLLQAVKGMEPCAVADMLSQLRSDPEMALRADLDAEIREILSLLAPPSSATTRLEKASDIDDEEKFLYGDCDEPPPAAAPAAPFHQQGLDPYRDVTEETLYGESSSQKVHAQSPPPPFAAGHLHAPPTSAPVDTGFPGTDIKQEAPHAASLPTISRHENDRQAEEEYEKIQDLLKTIGLDLGLSEISKMAARTKERLHGNKPPKTPTRRRRYSSGSSDSSPRRGRQSHSRSHSGDRAASWSSDGAHKKSSDPHKPPEYVRSDWNPKSLPAQTLETNSGRSLCPGAVPNYPPPQVHAIMPPAFPPYGPYGNYLPYMHQQWPPLHPGPAMVPPATMTPTLKMTPPPKDDLSEKQNMESQKQKVLEEREKLKLDRDDRMKKKEQLMKELESLRKQQGELLRKKRREKDGHKDPLLQDISNLQEKLISQIHTLRKEHEAAEKKRSEIDKVALILGLSPSDRPQHDPRSPPKQEEKKPELIQEIRCKTPPKTLISSGQTAAANSGKDSVAAEASAPSSEPFEYYDAGNHWCQDCNVTSGSMFDFFTHLHSKHHRKTLDPYNRPWVSPASKMAKVVPQEEKLTKPAKGSEFLLPVRGFYCLLCKQFYGDAICAEEHVTRHAHNELYKKMTYENHLYEQRRNLDRQASLTSDHKKRKQDDDDGDDKEEEVKGRKDKKERKDKERKEEDDSRDGKCQVQSGGACAWSAVDEKTRYRREEEGRSKRSRESRHTRENEQLSKAKREAKPRSDGLEKPPEPVFKPFEAPKIFCGPSPAMRAKLRKQNIEATKPAAVPSSAPPPSTFGKFQWKKKESQLTREAQKMAAQFIKEEELAVRDKVAPAEDAFSKSVAMAKEIAIKLASQSTVPAPAHRGRGSPRFQAYGVGLRPGLIPGKPPDVNKSSDYVAPDPKTSPQAPAVTAAQPVPSALQPGPSSVTAAPTTGRAPFSVAVPPPTSVRSPTASMPSPAMSPATTCRGVPTASVCAPPSLSAASPVFKAPLPVNRSPSVWKPAPQQTTEAVSEENGPDVAAPGVPESEQAQAVFVKPPPFMNIGAGPPKQDKPKRNLAAAKAQDLFGIFYSSLGQSGPSLIKQPPSNAESNLKSPVVPEMESPSPALVTEPKAPKVCLTSDSKTHHRPMFPQVRAGSVVSLQASADVEPQAESPPKPEQCEASSSDSSELKLDPQKPFNAMVLPQVRAGSVVSLQASADVEPQGLSPPKPNQSEASSSGSSELFFESPAPSEREIPAHTLTDSPIASVISLQVSADVEPHAESFPDPKQCESSSSGPAKMESECATPSNPEALPHAPTDLQIASVWSLQVTAEVDSLTKSFPEPNQCEAASSGSSQVECDSQTTLNPELLPETVTSEPSGILHSCHQNQGPKQVRTPTKRKARASLPVQQARSQSRYQTRQQQMNIESQVEHAEPSPACVHADCAVPDTGELHEPAMMALDFVENLEGATCQNDSPDPNLVPVVSSSEDMKTEETSETLVTAQSQDLPQNMDSETLTFE, encoded by the exons ATGTACCGTGACCGGCCCCCGCTTCGAGGTGGCTACCGGCCGACGTTCGAGGGCCGAGGACCCCCGCCAGACAGGCCCTACAACGCTCAGCACTACGGGGACGAGCGGAACCGAGCGAGAAGCGCCTACTACCCGGTGCATGCGGCGTACCGAcgctcgccgccgccgccgcgccagGGCTACCCGCCTCCCGGCTCCAACTGGTCCGGCGATGCATCTGGAGAG AGCTCGCCGTCGTCTCTGACGTCAGTTCCTGTGAACCACAACATGGTCGCAGCTGTGGGCCACGAGCCAACAGGCGCACCCTCGGCCCTCCATCCTGACCG CTATGGTGGCCATAGCGGAACACGCAATTGGAGCAGAGACGGAAGCCCAGACCACAGTCGAGCAAAGAACCGTGGTCGCAGCAGAAGCCGTCCTGGTGATGGTCTGGACCGAGCAAGGGCCAAGAGTCGTGGAAGGAGCAGAAGTCAGAGCCAGAGTCCAGATAGAACCAAGGCCAAGCGCCGAGGGCGCAGCAGAAGCCGACGTCGCTCCCCGTCGaaatccagatccagatccagttCCAGAGGGCAGAGCCGCTTTAGACCTTCAAGTGGGAAGAGAAGACGAAgtcgcagcagcagccgcagcagcagcagcagcagcagccgcagcaacaacaacagccgccgccgccgccgcagcagcagcagctcctccaggagCAGCTACAGCTCGGACCACAGACACAAGGACATGAATCAGCAAAGGAGCGCGTGGTACCAAAAGGAAGTGGAGGAAATTCAGAACCAACCTACCAAGTCCATCCTGAAGAAACGCATCAACCCTGGTGACTCACCCTCTCTCGCG GTCACGGGCTCGCCTCCTCATTCTCAGCCCTCAAACATGAACCAGTTTGCTGAGCAACTGCTTCAAGCTGTCAAAGGGATGGAGCCTTGTGCTGTGGCGGACATGTTGTCGCAGCTGCGCTCTGACCCCGAGATGGCCCTTCGTGCTGACCTGGACGCTGAGATCCGAGAAATCCTCAGCCTGTTGGCTCCGCCCAGCAGTGCCACCACTCGGCTGGAGAAGGCCAGCGACATCGATGATGAGGAGAAGTTTCTCTACGGGGACTGTGACGAGCCCCCGCCGGCGGCAGCTCCCGCCGCGCCCTTCCACCAGCAAGGGTTGGACCCGTACCGAGATGTCACTGAGGAAACTCTGTACGGAGAGTCTTCCTCTCAGAAAGTTCATGctcagtctcctcctcctccttttgctGCGGGTCATCTCCACGCACCTCCCACCAGTGCTCCGGTGGATACGGGATTCCCTGGCACCGACATCAAGCAGGAGGCGCCGCATGCTGCGTCGTTGCCCACCATTTCACGACATGAGAATGATCGACAGGCAGAGGAAGAGTATGAAAAGATCCAAGACCTGCTGAAGACCATCGGGCTGGACTTGGGTCTGAGTGAAATCAGCAAGATGGCAGCTAGGACAAAGGAGCGCTTGCACGGAAACAAGCCTCCGAAGACACCGACGCGACGTCGGCGATACTCTTCAGGCAGCTCAGACAGCAGTCCCCGACGTGGGAGGCAGAGCCACAGCCGGAGTCACAGTGGCGACCGAGCAGCAAGCTGGAGCAGTGACGGTGCTCATAAGAAGAGCAGTGATCCACACAAGCCCCCTGAATATGTGAGGAGTGATTGGAACCCAAAGAGCCTTCCAGCTCAAACCCTGGAAACCAACAGCGGACGCTCTCTGTGTCCGGGGGCGGTGCCCAACTATCCCCCGCCGCAGGTGCACGCCATCATGCCTCCTGCCTTCCCGCCGTACGGCCCTTATGGCAACTACCTACCCTACATGCACCAGCAGTGGCCTCCTTTGCACCCGGGCCCTGCCATGGTCCCCCCAGCCACCATGACCCCAACCCTCAAAATGACTCCACCACCAAAGGATGACCTTTCAGAGAAGCAAAACATGGAGAGTCAGAAACAGAAG GTTCTGGAGGAACGGGAGAAGCTGAAGTTGGACCGTGAcgacagaatgaaaaaaaaggaacagcTGATGAAGGAATTAGAGAGCCTGAGGAAGCAGCAGG GCGAGCTGCTCAGAAAGAAGCGGCGGGAGAAGGACGGCCACAAAGACCCACTCTTGCAAGACATCAGCAACCTGCAGGAAAAGTTGATCTCTCAGATCCACACCTTGCGGAAAGAGCACGAGGCTGCCGAGAAGAAGCGCAGTGAGATTGACAAAGTGGCTCTGATCCTGGGCCTGAGCCCGTCCGATCGTCCGCAGCACGACCCCAGGTCTCCCCCAAAGCAGGAAGAAAAGAAGCCTGAGCTAATTCAGGAAATTCGCTGCAAAACCCCACCAAAG ACCTTGATCTCATCTGGGCAAACAGCTGCAGCAAATTCTGGAAAGGATTCTGTCGCTGCTGAAGCTTCAGCTCCGTCTTCTGAGCCCTTTGAATACTATGATGCTGGAAATCATTGGTGCCAAGACTGTAATGTCACATCAGGATCCATGTTTGACTTTTTCACACATTTGCACAGCAAGCACCATCGCAAG ACTCTGGATCCATACAACCGGCCTTGGGTGTCCCCTGCCAGCAAGATGGCAAAGGTTGTGCCACAGGAAGAGAAGCTGACCAAGCCAGCCAAAG GCTCGGAGTTCCTGCTCCCTGTCAGAGGCTTCTACTGTCTGCTGTGTAAGCAGTTCTACGGCGACGCCATCTGTGCGGAAGAACACGTGACCCGCCACGCACACAACGAGCTCTACAAG aaaatgacataTGAGAATCATCTCTACGAGCAGAGGAGGAACCTTGACCGTCAAGCCAGCCTCACCTCTGATCACAAGAAACGCAAACAAGATGACGACGACGGCGACGACAAAGAGGAGGAAGTCAAAGGGAGGAAGgacaaaaaggaaagaaaggacAAGGAGCggaaggaggaggacgacagtaGAGACGGCAAGTGTCAGGTGCAGTCTGGAGGCGCCTGTGCCTGGAGTGCAGTGGATGAGAAGACCAGGTACAGACGAGAGGAGGAGGGACGCTCGAAGAGGAGTCGTGAGTCCCGGCACACCAGAGAGAATGAACAGCTGTCGAAAGCCAAGCGTGAGGCCAAGCCGAGATCAGACGGCCTTGAAAAGCCACCCGAGCCCGTGTTCAAGCCTTTCGAGGCACCAAAGATCTTCTGTGGTCCCAGCCCAGCTATGAGGGCCAAACTTCGCAAGCAGAATATAGAGGCCACTAAGCCAGCAGCAGTGCCATCTTCTGCGCCGCCACCATCAACTTTTGGAAagtttcagtggaaaaaaaaggagagcCAGCTGACCAGGGAGGCTCAGAAAATGGCCGCCCAGTTCAttaaggaggaggagctggcggTCAGAGACAAGGTGGCCCCCGCAGAGGATGCTTTTTCCAAGTCCGTGGCTATGGCAAAGGAAATTGCTATCAAGTTGGCAAGTCAAAGTACTGTCCCTGCACCGGCCCACAGGGGGAGAGGAAGTCCCCGTTTTCAAGCCTATGGTGTAGGGTTGAGGCCGGGTTTAATCCCAGGGAAACCTCCAGATGTCAACAAATCCAGTGATTACGTCGCTCCAGATCCGAAGACAAGCCCGCAGGCTCCTGCTGTCACCGCAGCGCAGCCTGTTCCATCGGCATTACAGCCAGGACCAAGCAGCGTTACCGCGGCGCCCACGACTGGGAGAGCCCCTTTCTCAGTTGCTGTCCCACCACCAACCAGTGTTCGGTCGCCCACAGCAAGTATGCCCTCTCCCGCCATGAGTCCGGCCACCACTTGCAGAGGGGTCCCAACAGCTTCCGTCTGTGCACCTCCATCGCTGTCAGCCGCCTCTCCAGTCTTTAAAGCTCCACTGCCGGTGAACCGAAGCCCTTCTGTGTGGAAGCCTGCGCCGCAGCAGACCACAGAGGCTGTCTCGGAGGAGAACGGTCCCGACGTGGCAGCCCCAGGGGTTCCAGAGAGTGAGCAAGCTCAGGCAGTCTTTGTTAAGCCGCCGCCATTCATGAATATAGGAGCCGGCCCCCCAAAGCAAGATAAACCAAAGAGGAACTTGGCTGCAGCTAAGGCTCAGGATCTCTTTGGCATTTTTTACAGCAGCCTTGGCCAATCAGGGCCCTCCCTCATCAAGCAGCCACCATCAAATGCTGAAAGTAACCTCAAGAGTCCTGTCGTGCCAGAGATGGAGAGTCCAAGTCCCGCCTTAGTTACGGAGCCAAAGGCACCCAAAGTGTGTCTTACCTCAGACTCAAAAACACATCACCGGCCGATGTTCCCACAAGTGCGGGCTGGGTCTGTCGTCTCCTTGCAAGCCTCTGCAGATGTTGAACCTCAGGCTGAGTCTCCACCAAAACCCGAGCAATGCGAGGCTTCTTCTTCAGATTCCTCCGAGTTGAAGCTCGACCCTCAAAAACCGTTCAATGCCATGGTTCTTCCACAAGTGCGGGCTGGGTCTGTCGTCTCCTTGCAAGCCTCTGCAGATGTTGAACCTCAGGGTCTGTCTCCACCAAAACCCAACCAAAGTGAGGCTTCTTCTTCAGGTTCCTCGGAGTTGTTTTTTGAATCTCCAGCACCTTCAGAACGTGAGATTCCTGCACATACTCTGACAGATTCACCGATTGCTTCTGTCATCTCCTTGCAAGTCTCTGCAGATGTTGAACCCCACGCCGAGTCTTTTCCAGACCCGAAGCAATGTGAGTCTTCCTCATCAGGTCCCGCCAAGATGGAGTCTGAATGTGCAACACCTTCAAATCCTGAGGCTCTTCCACATGCTCCGACAGACTTACAGATTGCTTCAGTCTGGTCCTTGCAAGTCACTGCAGAAGTCGACTCTCTGACCAAGTCTTTCCCTGAACCCAACCAATGTGAGGCTGCCTCCTCAGGGTCCTCCCAGGTGGAGTGCGACTCTCAAACAACCTTGAATCCTGAGCTTCTCCCGGAGACTGTGACCTCTGAGCCTTCAGGCATTCTGCATTCATGTCATCAAAATCAGGGGCCGAAGCAGGTAAGAAcgccaacaaaaagaaaagcccGGGCATCGCTTCCTGTTCAGCAGGCCAGATCTCAAAGCAGGTACCAAACACGACAGCAGCAGATGAATATAGAATCACAAGTGGAACACGCAGAGCCCTCGCCAGCCTGTGTGCACGCCGACTGTGCCGTGCCAGACACTGGAGAGTTGCATGAACCCGCCATGATGGCGCTGGACTTTGTTGAAAACCTAGAAGGTGCAACCTGTCAGAATGACTCTCCTGACCCGAACTTGGTTCCTGTTGTGTCAAGTTCTGAGGACATGAAGACTGAGGAAACCTCCGAGACATTGGTCACAGCTCAGTCCCAGGACTTACCCCAAAACATGGACTCCGAGACGTTGACTTTTGAGTAG